A stretch of the Glandiceps talaboti chromosome 23, keGlaTala1.1, whole genome shotgun sequence genome encodes the following:
- the LOC144453105 gene encoding lectin-like has product MHNHIITFEAPAVLTCGCIQYDIYCQQPKDDRPYQENARKFCESDGGSLAILNTKERDDLVREKILTIDDLKACIPRHGFWFGLIDGDGDDEGNYVWDAGHCPATHFNWAPNEPDNNTKQNPESGQDCVQMWFRSPKSEGQWDDEYCDHRPKGIICQHEVECSK; this is encoded by the exons ATGCATAATCACA TCATCACTTTTGAAGCACCTGCCGTGCTCACATGTGGGTGCATACAGTACGACATTTACTGCCAACAACCCAAAGATGACCGTCCATATCAGGAAAATGCTAGGAAGTTTTGTGAAAGTGATGGCGGCAGTCTGGCTATTCTGAACACCAAAGAGAGGGATGATTTGGTGAGAGAAAAAATCTTAACGATCGACGACCTGAAGGCTTGCATACCCAGACATGGTTTCTGGTTTGGTCTTATCGATGGTGATGGCGATGACGAGGGAAACTATGTTTGGGATGCTGGACACTGTCCAGCTACTCATTTTAACTGGGCTCCAAATGAACCAGATAATAATACGAAGCAGAATCCAGAGAGTGGCCAGGACtgtgttcaaatgtg GTTTCGATCACCCAAGAGCGAGGGCCAATGGGACGATGAGTATTGTGACCATAGACCAAAGGGTATTATCTGCCAACATGAAG TGGAATGCTCTAAATAA